One segment of Solanum lycopersicum chromosome 1, SLM_r2.1 DNA contains the following:
- the LOC101252418 gene encoding dirigent protein 22-like has product MAKLILQIFTISLFLSLVAFRATGEEDNYIFGKSINKKPTRLRKEKISHFRFFWHDILSGSKPTSMMIIPPPKNTTTGFGQMNMIDNALTLGPKLSSKIVGRAQGFYGAASLNDVGLMMVMNFAFIEGKYNGSTFTILGRNPVFEKVREMAVIGGSGLFRFARGYVQASTHSWDFKTGDATVQYDAYVFALLRFTNFIYFHRVNLCDLVYTKFKKYKNIFCIIAFQNYS; this is encoded by the coding sequence ATGGCCAAACTAATACTCCAAATCTTCACCATTTCCCTCTTCCTTTCTCTGGTGGCCTTTCGCGCCACCGGAGAAgaagataattatatttttggaaaatccATAAACAAAAAACCCACAAGGttaagaaaggaaaaaatcagTCATTTTCGATTTTTTTGGCATGATATTTTAAGTGGTTCAAAACCAACATCAATGATGATTATTCCACCACCTAAAAACACAACAACAGGTTTTGGACAAATGAATATGATAGATAATGCCTTAACCTTAGGACCAAAACTAAGTTCCAAGATTGTTGGTAGGGCACAAGGGTTTTATGGTGCTGCTTCACTTAATGATGTTGGATTAATGATGGTTATGAATTTTGCTTTTATTGAAGGGAAATATAATGGAAGTACTTTTACTATACTTGGTCGGAATCCGGTGTTCGAGAAGGTGAGAGAGATGGCGGTGATCGGAGGGAGTGGGCTTTTCCGATTTGCTAGAGGATATGTTCAAGCTAGTACTCATTCATGGGATTTCAAAACTGGAGATGCTACTGTTCAGTATGATGCTTATGTCTTTGCATTATTGAGGtttactaattttatatattttcatcgTGTCAATTTATGCGACCTAGTTTACACGAAATTTAAGAAGTATaagaatatattttgtattattgcGTTccaaaattattcataa